The following DNA comes from Hemibagrus wyckioides isolate EC202008001 linkage group LG05, SWU_Hwy_1.0, whole genome shotgun sequence.
TGTAGCTACCTGGTTAAACATCACTTTTGGCCATTTATACACGCTTCTTTTCTCTAATAGACCTTTTCCAATGGCCCTTGTCGGTTTGTTGAACAAATTACCCATAATCCTCCACAATGTTGCTGTTTTCAATGCTGCACTGTATTTAAGTACCTGTAGTAAGTTTGGTTATGCTTCTTACCCAGGTATAAACAGGACTTTCCTGATGAATATCTGTCTGGATTTGCTACTTTACCAGCACATAAATCTTCAGCAGCGGGCTTTTCATTCAAAGGCTGTTtatttaaaccatttaaagtgaagagagaaaaagggatGATGACAGGATGACTGTTTAGAATCTGAATTATGTGCTCAGAATTATGTGTTTATGCAAACCGTCCACATGAAGAACGCACTCGAGTGATATTAACAGCCTCATAAGTCAAAGTTACAAGGGTGAGACTTAACTCAGAACAGATGAAGTTAGCAATCTATTTTAGTTTTAGACATGAAACGTCTTTCCGTAGTAATTTACCCACTGTTTAAAGTTCTTTACATTGTTCTCGAGCTCCACTGTCCAGATAAAAGACTTAATGGCTTGGtgcaagctagctagctttttCTAGTTGCTAGCTATAGCATTTGTACgaaaaaggaaatgtttataTTGCATGCGCAAGGTAATTTCAAAACACACCCCTGAACGGTGTGTTCAAGAAAACTAAATTCCGTGCAAAGGACAGAGCATCAAGTGTATTTCAGAATATCTATAAAAACAATAGCATGTGTGTTAGCGTAGATCGTTATCGTAACAGCTTATCAACACATGCTGATAGTGAGATAAATGACTTCAGCTGAGACACCATTCTAATCTCTCTTATATAGACAGCTGCGTAACAAAAACTCgctgatttttctttctgtctctgtaagagtgtgtgtgtgtgtgtgtgtccttgaaCAAACTCATGCTCCAGCAAGGCCTCTTTGTTTTGATGGATAAGGGGCGAGTCGACTCTATTGTCTAGACGAGTTTTCagcttggacacacacacacacacacactacactaaattatgGACATGGTTATGTGACtcttggagtgtgtgagagtgtaaaatGGAATCTGACGTCTGGATGTTTTTACAAGCGAAAGAGACAGAAGACTcgaatacacacaacactgttaaatagtacacacacacacacacacacacacactgtgcttcaAACTTCCATCACTGCTTTTTAattaagtctctctctctctctctctctctctctacctatctctctctctctctctgtctccacccCTGAGTGAGAACAAATTGTTGCAGTAATGTGGTGTGTATCAGATGACAGTTTGCCACCCTTTGATGTTCAGAAGTGTGTGAGTACTGAGGTCTGGgttctcaaaacacacacacacacacactttgcttcAATAGATCAGTACACTGGAACTATAAGGCTAGTCGACTAATCACTCACAGTCCCTCACTGACGTCATACACACTTGATGAGATGATTTAGaacacagtgacttacacaaAGTGAACTGTAATGTTATGGAGGCGGACATTTAGGATATCCAGTATCACTATTTGTCTATTTTCATCCCAGGCCTCCCATGTGTCCTAAATTACTTATAGGTCTATTTCATAGTCTAACTTGAAGCAACTGTATGTGGGAAGTGTTTTAGAAAAAAGGCTGAGATAAACACCATGAGAATAACTACATTAGCTTCTTCGCTCCAGAAGAAAACTTGTTGGTTGATTGAATATTTGGTTCCTTTAATCATCTCAATTTATGCAAAGAAAGTGGATTTAATTGGTGACAATCTTGAAAATTTGTTTTGTAGAAGTTTGTGCAGTGATGAAGGAGGATACATGCTTTTGGTTGTCCTCATGAGGATTTGCAGCTGtggcactaacacacacacacacacgtgcacacacacacacacacacactttatgagTTCACATGGTAATTGGTCTGTAATGAACCATGAAAACACATCTAACCAAGTTAAATAAGTTCACAATCCAGGAGTTACTTCATTTCAAAGACCTCTTTGTCCTCTTTGTGTCTCTTCAGATTTCTCCCGCCTGCCCTTAACTGAAACTgtctccttcctttttttttatcaagcaCAGATAATGTAGCAGAAACACACAGTAACTAATCACGCATTCGCATGCACATTCAGGCGCTAGTAAGATAGCATGTTCCCGTCAGTGCTTTGGGGTCTCTGCCTGGTTTAACCCAGTGACCtgatgtttatatatacatatgatgTTCAACcaagatgtgtttgtgttataaagTTTTGCACTCTAGCTAATGATTTTAGTAAAGTAGCTGAGGCTAAGTGTTAgagcttgtttaaaaaaaagtcacttgTCTACATCATCACAGTGCTTCAGAAGGAGTTATTTGGATCGGTGATTCTATTTGTATCTAAACAGATGTTTTATTAAAGCTAAGAGCAGTGTCCCATATTAAAATCCAGTCTGAAGCTCaaccctcagtggctgggtttggttctctgcctgggaatcgaacccaggccacggTGTTGAGAGAGTGGGATCTTTAAATTTATGTGAGAGCAATTAAGGAGTAAAGATAACCTGATGTTAAAACTAATCTTTTGTTAGTTCTTCACCTTTGTAAAATATAAAGGCAGTAGTATGAACTTTACTATCATTCCATCttatgtcatctcagggagtttttcttcaccAGTGTGAGGTCATCTCTGTAtgggatctaaatctacatctcCATGCTGTCATTTTTGACTACATCACCACGCTCACactgaaaaggaaaataaaacaacactaCCTAATGACCAAAGTCATGATTCATGTGATCGCCTAAACCATCCAAAACCTCCTTCATTTGGATGTGTGTCAGAGGATTTGTGGTAGTTTGGCATTTGAATTTACAACCTTATAATCACTGAGAAAAGACCTTAATCACTGAGCTATCATGGCCGCGGTCATTATGCCAGTTTCGCTCGGTGTGAAAGTTAGCAGATTAGCCCCACACTGAGCTCAATATTAAGGCTTGTTTTCTCAGAtgacatcactgacatcacatTTCTCCACTGATCGGATTACCTCGTTACGTCTTTGTCTCCCAGATCgcgtgtgcatatgtgtgctCCTCAGACAAATTGGCCAGAAACAATCCAGGGATGTTTATCTTGGGATTAACACCTCTCACCACGGCCAAGTTCAGTGACATGGGCGAGAAGCGTTCGGGGTTTCTCCCTCCTCTCTTTGATCTGGATATGATGGTAGGGTCTGCTTCGGTGTAGAGAGACAGGCTTGCTGGGTATgcttttagtgagtgtgtgtgtgtgtgtgtgtgtgtttcaccccTCCCCCTCACCCCTCTCATTCGTCTTCTCGGTGTTTCTCAATATgcatctgtgtttgtttttgtgttctcATGTACTTGCTTAAACACGATTTTCCACTACACAAGTTGTTTCCAGTTCTGTAGAACGTAAACACTTTaaagcatctcacacacacacacacacacacacaaaaatactcTGAATCAGCACTGACAGCAAGAGTAAGccctttgttatttattttaagcaaGACGTTAAAATCTGATCAGAAGTCAGAAATAGCTAATAAAGGCATCAGATATTTACTGGTGTGATTCTGCTTTTGGTATTCAGCTAGATTAACTAGCTAGCACACACTTCTGTGGTAATATTAGCTAGCCAGTAATAGCCTCCTGTTGTAAAGTTAGTTAGTCATAACCTTCTGCGCTAGCTATTAATGATCTTTTCTGGTTAAACTAGTTAGTAATACGTTTCGGTTGTATATATAGCTAATTAGTGATAACCACCTGTGGTAAAATTAGCTAGTAATAAAGTCCTGTGGTAAAATTATCTAGCTAGGAACTCATGTTTataatattagctagctagtagGAAAATTTGTTTGATAGTAATAAGCCcctaagttaaaaaaaaatcattgctaGTAAAAAGCTCCTGTGGTAAAATTAACTATTAATAAATTCCTGTGGTAAAATTATTAAGCTAGCGGTAACCTCCTATAATCACAATAACCCTGTATGGTAAAATTTGTTATTAATAACCCCCTGTGCTAAAATTAAGAAGCTAGCAATAACTTTCTGTGCTATATTAGCTAGATTTAACAGATGGAAGATTTTGGCTACTTAACTCAAGTTACCACAGGATGAACTTGCTAGCtaactaacaaaataaataagcgTATATTTTAGTAATTTCTTGTAGCAGAAATGCAAGTCAGTTTGAGTATCCTTGGTGTTGAGAAACAGCTGTTTACCATCATTGATGAAAAATGTCATgttacagtgcacacacacacacacacacaaaagggcAAGGCTCATCCCAGCGCAATTCTTTCTTAGCATGGGTGAAATGAATCACCATCTTCTTGATCACATGCTGTGtctgtgagagggagggagagagcaagagatagagagagagagattgtctCTGTCTGCATTCCTGTTGGACCTGATCTTGAACTGGCGTCTCTGGAGAAGCAGGCCCACTCCACCCGTAAAAAGTTTCGTCTCTGTCGTAGACAGGAACAAGGACGCTACACTCGACGGCACACATCAGTCAAATTCTAATCAAAACTTTTGGAAACCAGTGACTGAAAAAAACCCTCCCCTAAAGTACATGAAAGTGACCAGACACCTGCTACCGACTGTTGCTATGCCCTGTGTAATCGTCCACTAGCGCTTTTAGTCAGTATGTGAAAGCTTCTTTGATAAATCgtcttttttaacattataagCACTTATACCACATGTATAACTCTATATAACTCTTTAGACCACATGTGGATGAGACTGTTAGCTAAACATATGGACAATTATTCTTTTCAATCAATTAGTTCTTTCTAATGAATGTTACTATGGGGTTTGGTAACCGGAGTCAATTAAGTACAAataagtgcaaaagtttgcacatcCCATGGTTTCTGAGTGAAAAAGACAACAATATTTTATCAATGGtaaaacatacagacatgatAACTACTGAAACATTTTACCATCCAGCAAATACGatcatttttataacttataCATTAATCAGACTAGTTGATTTATCAGGTAATCAGGCCTGCCTTACTGCCTATTGTTCTTAAGCAAATAGAAACTAAATATACATACGCTATTTTTCGATTGTTGTTGACTTTCATTTGTATGATTTAGCTACAAAAGAAattgaagtaaaaaaatatatatacacaaggcaaaatcatctaaaataaatagcttGGATATAACTTTTGCTACGAGGATCTAACTACAATTAAAAGAGATTTAGTTATAATTGTAGCTGGCGCATTATtcaaaatgtgtatttttatacTTCAAACATCTTAACACGcaccatttaattttttatcttcGCTAATTTATCCTGACGGTACACAAACATTCGCACTGGCCTGTGTTAAATTACACGGCGTCTCAGTATGATTCCACTTAATAAGCTGGTTTGATCGTCaatctaaaataaacattactgATTACATCTCTAGTCATGCAATCATCAGGTTCTTTAATTGAGAGTTCACTCATTTAACCATTTACACTGAGGATCATCCCAGAAAAGCTGAGctaaattgtttaaaaacacaagCGCCTGCCTAGTTTTCCCTTCTTTACCTTTATATTTCACAGAAATGTAAACGTAACCTGTTCCTTTAACTGTCATTAATTCCTCATTGATTTCATTACGAATTGCTCTGTGAGTCGGAGAGTGATGTCTCAGCACTTTTAAAGAATGTGTGTGCTTTGCAGGACTGGATTTGGGTGGGGGGGTTGTTGCGAGAGGACGCttaaaacaaatgacaaaaaccATCCCCCTTGCGAAACGTCCGTTCCTCCCTGGATCTcttttgaaaacattttatattaaatgtgtatACTCAGTAAACTAtgcaaattgttttgtttttttttaaatgctgagGCGTTATTAACATGGTTAAAGTGATCGTTTATTAATCCCGGGGAATGTCTTGCCTTGCTGAATGCCTTATTATGCAATTATGCATGTTTATATCACATTAATTAGGCTAACTATCTGATtcaggtgggttttttttatgactGCCAGGAAACATTAGATGCTAGCCACTTAATTATATGCTAACACTAAAGTTTTTCCCctagtttacttttttttttttactgttcaaCCGCTGTATGCTTGTGGTTTATAAACGTTCTcgcatgtgtgtgagtctgaTAAATAGCCTTCCCATTCAGTCTTTAACCGAAATATTAACtgatgattacacacacacacacacaaggatgtACTTTATATGCAATTACACAAGACACAAATGTTTGCTTTGCTCCATAATATCTTTAATGCAGTAGTTAGTTACAGAAAgatcagcaaaaataaaacatttcatgagCCCTACTTTATCTGGAGAGCAGCGTCACCCTGACCCCCTCCTTGCTTTCCTCACCTCTCTCCCTTTCCAAGAGACATTTGTCAGCtgccatctgtctgtctgccccgtctcctcctcctcctcctcctcccttgtCTCTGACCACTCTTTAAACTATCTAATTAAGTTGCAACACCTTTACTTTAGTTACTTGTGCCCCCccccaagcacacacacacacgctttgaAGCTTTcatcagcaaacacacaaacacaaccaggAAGAAGGGCTCATTAAGCAAACTCATACATTTATATCATCGTTTTACACAAGTGCTACAGATGCTAAACGTGTTTTTTTGAAGTAGGAAAATACTGTACAATTTGTAGTCTTAGACcagtgtacatacacacacatgcatacacacacacacacacacacacatccatataCTAGCCGTAGATTTCACCTCCGTGGAGTTGAAAACTGAAGCAAAAATAGTTCCTCCTCATACAGTTtgcatacacgctctcatacaccaTTATTCCTACAGTAGAATACACAACCCTGGGAGTATTATTTACAAGCTGTACAGATAATGAACTGTTTCtttacagagacacagagagagagagagagagagagactcaaaaGTCCAAAAGTCACAATAATGTTCATGTTTGAGGCTCAGCCTGGATGAGTCAAGCCACCAGAATGGACCAGCCGTCTGGTCGCTCCCCATTTCTCCTCTCACCTCCGTTTTTTTATCCTTCCCCTCGTCTCCTTCTGCTCTTTTTCTCCTCACACTTTGGTGGCAAGCGAGTGCAACTCGGACTTCTGGGTCTGTGCGCTGAGAGTAGATGAGGCAGAGCTGACGTGACCGTGCACAACCTTCTTCAGGCTGAGCAGGCAGAGGCAGCGCGAGCGGAAACGCAGGTCGAAGAAGGCATAGAGGAATGGGTTGAGGCAGCTGTTGATGTACGCCAGGCAGGTGGCATACGGGTGAGCCAGCAGCAGGAAATGCAGGAAACCACAAGAGGTTGGAGCCAGCCCCAGGTATGACAGCGCATCCATGCTCTTCAGCACATGGAAAGGCGTCCAGCAGAGGGCGAAGACCACCACCAGAGTAGTGATGATCTTCAGGAGGCGCCGCTTTTTCTGATCTTCCTTGCGCAGGTGGCCAAAGTGGCGTGCCACCGTACAGCCAATCAAGCAGTAGCACACGGTCATGGCCATAAAGGGGAGCAAGAAACCAAGAGCTGAGGAAGACAAGCTCAAACCGGCGATCCATAGTGACTCGTGGCGCTGATTCAGGGTCACCAGGCTGAAGTCCATGGCGCAGGTGGTGCGGTTGCTGACCGCATCATCCACTGTGGTGCGAAAGAGCAGAGTAGGTGCTGCGAGAGTTCCGGAAAGCAGCCAAATGGCACCGAGTGATACCATCACAGTGCCTCTGGATCGAAGATGGTTGCTGCTCAGTGAGTGCACAATGGCCAGGTAGCGATCAAAGCTCAAGCAGGTGAGGCAAAAGACACTGGCATACATGTTCACCAGCACCACGTAGCTGCTGATCTTGCAAAGCGCCACACCGAAAGGCCAGTGATACCCCAGTGCCGTGTACGCAGCCCACAGCGGCAGGGTCACCACAAAGGTCAGGTCGGCCAAAGCCAGGTTGCCGATGTAGACGTCTGCAGCGCGGCGCTTGGACTTGGCCGAACGCCACATGGTGAAGATGACCATCCCGTTCCCGGATAGACCGAGGATGAAGATGAGCATGTAGAGTACAGGGATGAGGGAGTAGGATGGCTCCCACTCTGAGTAGTCGCACGCCGTCTCGTTGTCTTCATAATAATCGTAGCTGTCGGGGTATTCCGTGGGATCCATTGGATAAAGGTGGCAGCGTCTGGGTTCcacaaagtttttaaaaaagtccTGTTTGAAGAAGTCTTCCTTTAGTCCAGGTAAGCTTGTAAAACTGCAGAACCAAAAGTTCCTCGGCTGCAAAAGGGCAACTTGTTGGCTTTCCTCTGTGAACAGAAGTCTCTCTGTGAAGTTCTGCACCGTGCACACATGGGCAGCaggatagagaaagagagagagagcaagagagagagtgtgtgtttaagtgaagGGGGGAGAGCCACCCGGCCTATTTAACCTCCGTCCCctcctcatccctccatctccgCCCCTCAgaccccccctttttttctaaAGCACAGCCCCCTATATCACACTAA
Coding sequences within:
- the aplnra gene encoding apelin receptor A — encoded protein: MDPTEYPDSYDYYEDNETACDYSEWEPSYSLIPVLYMLIFILGLSGNGMVIFTMWRSAKSKRRAADVYIGNLALADLTFVVTLPLWAAYTALGYHWPFGVALCKISSYVVLVNMYASVFCLTCLSFDRYLAIVHSLSSNHLRSRGTVMVSLGAIWLLSGTLAAPTLLFRTTVDDAVSNRTTCAMDFSLVTLNQRHESLWIAGLSLSSSALGFLLPFMAMTVCYCLIGCTVARHFGHLRKEDQKKRRLLKIITTLVVVFALCWTPFHVLKSMDALSYLGLAPTSCGFLHFLLLAHPYATCLAYINSCLNPFLYAFFDLRFRSRCLCLLSLKKVVHGHVSSASSTLSAQTQKSELHSLATKV